ctcctcctcctcgccgcggccccGCTCGCGCATGGCCGCGCCgtctccggcggcggaggcggcgggaggctcagcctcctcctcccggggggcgcggccgccgcgctgcgGCTCCCGTCggaggccgcgccggcggcgggggagggggaggagggaggcgccggcggcggctgcgagatGACGTACGGGTTCCTGCCGTGCACCGGCACCGCGCTCGGGAACCTCTTCCTCGTCCTGGCCTACGGCTTCCTCATGTTCAAGGCCGCCACCCACCTCTCCGCCGGCAGCGAGCTGCTCCTCCAGATCCTCGGCCCCGGCGTCGTCGGGGGCCTCTTCCTGCCCATCCTCGGCGCGCTGCCCGACGCGCTGCTCATCCTCGGTCCGCTCCCTTCCCCTATCCACCaccttgctctctctctctcccccgccaCGGTTGATCACTGGTTAATTGTAACTCTGCTGAGTCTGCTCGTAAGGAAAAGGTTGCGTTTGTCCGTTTCGAAAATCCGAGAGGTAAacgtttttatttttcttttttttttggagcaaATCCAAGAGGTAAACGCTGCACACACTTGCACGTGCTTCAGTTGCACTATTATCGGCGTCAGATAATTGTTGAGATTCATTGGGTCAGGAGAAAGCTTTGTTAGCGTCCCAATCAGTCAGTGACGAATAGTACACCTGCTTGAAAGGTCATGGCCTGTGTATGCTGACAGCATTATCCACTAGTGAGATATTGAGGCAAATTTGTGCCAAGGTGCTGCTTCACCCGCAACCATTTTAGCAATTGTCGTGCCCTCCATAAGATTTTGGtgcttataaatagctcaccTGCTCCCCTTTTATGTCACACTTGTGCGTTGACTTGATTTTGACTCTACCGTGCATGGTTTTGTGCTTCAGTTTCCGGGCTCTCTGGCACCAAAGAGGTTGCCCAGAGTCAGGTTTTGATCGGAATGGGCCTGCTCGCCGGGTCAACTGTCATGCTTTTGACCCTACTCTGGGGATCTTGTGTTGTTGTTGGCAAGTGTGATTTGTTGGAGAATTCAACCGCAACGGATGGTCAGGATACAAAAGGCTTCAGTCTTTTTGGTATGTTGCATGCTTACTGTGTTATTTCTCGTTTCCATTCTACCGTTGAAAGGACATCACCTCATAATAGATCTATATTCTCGGAACATCttccctttgaggatggaaaGGAAAGCATATGTTAACCAGACAACCGCAGAAGGCAAAAAACCTGGAAACATGGAATTTAGTTCAGTATCCATCTAGATGCGCTTTACCAGTAATtagattcaggcaatgcaaatCGTTATCAAGAAGTTACTTTCTGATAGCTTCATACGCTTAACACGGGTTCTTGATTATGATGCACCACACCAGTAGATTAGTTTAGATAGTTACTGTTAGCATTCAGTTTGGATTCAACGAATTGTGAGAACACTGCTCATACACTTAAGGCTTTCTTGTTTGCAGGAATAGTAAGTTTAGAGTTTGATAATTTGGATCCTTTATTTGGTTGGTACAACGGGAATCTTGGAGCATGGGAATTGTGAATATAAGGTTCAAGGCTTACCGTTTTGAACTCATTGAGGGGATGCATATATGGAGTTGTTGTTTAGTGAAATATAAGAAAATCTCTGAAGCTACAGAATTATTCCATCTTGCCATATAGGGCATTTGAACTAAATGTCAATTCTCCTGTGCAATCAAGTGTCCACCACAATGACTTTTCTTGAGTAATGCAGGCTAAAAAAATTTACGTCTTCATTCTATTCTGACTGTACTTGAAACTTGGAGTTTACTATGATTGTGGACAGTATTTTTCTTTAGAATAATCTAATTCACATGGCTTGAGTTTATGTCCTAATATTTGCTAAGTAGCCTCTGCGTTTTGCAGGCTCTGGTGTTTCTACTGATGTGCAGACCAGCTATGCAGCAAGAATCATGGCGATATCTGTTTTTCCTTTCATCATTGTTCAGATACCCAAAATTTTTAAGCTCCATTCTGGTCATCGTTTAACAGTCCTGCTTGGACTTATTGTTGCAGCTCTACTTGTGCTTGCTTACTGCCTATATCAGGTATTGTCATAACCTCAGGAAAAATTTGAACTATACATCTTGACACCTGATTTAGTTCAACATTTCCCTAGAGAGTTAGACTATTTTTCAAGTGCGTGAAACCAATATATTTTCCACACCATCCTAGGCCCTTCCATCAACATCAACTGCCTCAAAGCATGGCATAAGTAGTTGGATGTTCATCTAAGGGCCCAGGGTGGTGGCTGAAAATCAAGCTGGATTCAAGCACTTCAGAAATAGCAAAACCAATTGAATTATCACCTATGGAGTTTTGCTGgaacaattaaattattttttcaTGAACACACTCGATGAAACCTGCTGgaacaattaaattattttttcaTGAACATACTCGATGAAACCTTGAGATTGTCAATTTGAACCAGGAGAAATGTGGCTATATACCATCCAAATTTAACTTTTCTCTAGACCTTTCCCTTTTTATTTCCCTGCAACTCTGGTTGGGATTCTGTCACTGTGTTCTGAAGAAATGTGCTTGCTGTCATGGGAACTATATCTGTTTGTCTTTGCAATAATATGTGGGTATTTCTTTGTTGAAATGTCCTTTGTTATCTGCATGGGATTGTCATtacttttagttgattaaaaTAGTATTGGACCTTTCGTGCCCCATTAAACAATGGTTTTATCTTTCACAAACAGGTCTTTCAGCCATGGATCCAGAGGAGAAGGTTAGAGTATGCAAGACTAAAGCACATAATGTCTGGACTTCTAAGACATGCCCAGATGCATGTGTTTGGCCGCCTTCTTGATGAAGATGGAACACCAAATGTTCCTGTGATTGAGAAGTATTCCTCTACACCTACCTCATCTTTTAGCTGTTCTAGCAGACGCTAATCTTTCTAACTGAGAGAGCCAACAAATGGCAGGTTGTTCCATAAGATTGATCTGGATAATGATGGAAAACTAGAACGTGGCGAATTGCAAGCTTTCATTATTGGTATTAAGTTTGAAGATGTGGACTTGGATAGTAGCCTAGCTGTAGATCAAATCATGGCTGACTTTGATAGATCACAGAACCATACCATTGAAAAGGGGGAGTTTGTTGAAGGAATCTTGAGATGGCTGGAAGAAGCTAAGCATTCTGTTGCTGCCTCCGGTGCTTACTCAAAAAAGTTTTTGCAAGATTTTCATACGGTATATTTTTCGGTTCACAAGTTATGAAGTTGTTTTA
This window of the Panicum virgatum strain AP13 chromosome 1K, P.virgatum_v5, whole genome shotgun sequence genome carries:
- the LOC120696041 gene encoding sodium/calcium exchanger NCL2-like: MPTRHAAPPLLLLLLLLAAAPLAHGRAVSGGGGGGRLSLLLPGGAAAALRLPSEAAPAAGEGEEGGAGGGCEMTYGFLPCTGTALGNLFLVLAYGFLMFKAATHLSAGSELLLQILGPGVVGGLFLPILGALPDALLILVSGLSGTKEVAQSQVLIGMGLLAGSTVMLLTLLWGSCVVVGKCDLLENSTATDGQDTKGFSLFGSGVSTDVQTSYAARIMAISVFPFIIVQIPKIFKLHSGHRLTVLLGLIVAALLVLAYCLYQVFQPWIQRRRLEYARLKHIMSGLLRHAQMHVFGRLLDEDGTPNVPVIEKLFHKIDLDNDGKLERGELQAFIIGIKFEDVDLDSSLAVDQIMADFDRSQNHTIEKGEFVEGILRWLEEAKHSVAASGAYSKKFLQDFHTRTRDEHNLLLDKDDEDGEAIENPTRTCFKAISLLLLGTAMAAAFADPLVDAVHNFSNATSIPSFFISFIAMPLATNSSEAVSAIIFASRKKQRTLSLTFSEVYGAVTMNNTLCLAVFLALVYVRDLTWDFSSEVLVIFLVCTIMGLFTSFRTNFPLWTCFVAYLLYPLSLIIVYVLDFKFGWS